A window of Aricia agestis chromosome 10, ilAriAges1.1, whole genome shotgun sequence genomic DNA:
ATCTGTACTTTCTGGAACTTCTTATCCAACTCCTCTTCTGATTCGCTTTCACTgtaaaaaagttaaagttagttttaaaataagcgCGATTCATATTGATACAGTTGCGTCCTGTACTGTAGAATTACTGGATCGATCAACATTCAACGCAGTTTTTAAATCCCAAATGTGATAGGATGTTTGCATCCTATGTTCATCAAATTGTCTATccgttacttcttcacgctcaaactaaTTAACTAAATAAGATGAAATGTGGTGTGCAAATAGGATAGATTTAATTTGCGGCAAAATGTATATTAGCAAAGTGGAGCGAaacttctacataatatttcactACTTCTAGTGTGGATGCACTTTAACAAATTTTTTACCAGCTGTTATCATCATCACTTTCATCAGGTTTATCATCAAAACACACTGGTTTGTCTGTGGTAGTAGTAGCAGTGTATACAGCATACTCGCAGCGCCGGGCGGAAGGACAAGCGGAGCGGACACGGGACTTCGGACGTCTGAGGGAGAAGGAGATAGGCAGGGAAGATAGAGATggaaatatgaataaaatatattatattgtcacGTTGAAATAGTAATTTTTTTAGTCCTTAATGTATTCATCTTTATAGCTTGAACATGTTCAAAATATTCGCTTCATACTTAGGCTAATCAGTGTAACATTCATTGTCTGTTCAGTTGCTTTTCCAACATATACGACACAGACAGCAAAATAGATAACCAAAAgcatatagatttttttttaataggggTTAAGAGATATTCATAAAAGCTTAAATTTAAGCATTATAAAGAAATATAGGCTTAAATTAACAAACAGAAATTATGGCTACTGTACTAGAAAAAAACTCACTCTTGATGTACACATTCATTTGACAGTAAGCTGCAGTTTGACTTTGCTGATTTCGATCTTGTTCTTGACGACTTTCTATTTGTTTTTCGGCATCTAAGTCTGTAAATAAGATATGAGAAAATAACTAACTCAcctttgaataaaaattttaagtcaAGCTTTAGATGTAACATAGGTTTCTAGTTACACTGTGGCACTGAGAAATTAATACTAGCATATTGCTACGTCTTGTCTTTGACGACACATGATTATTTTATACTGTTATCGCACTTAAATTAGATATGCGAGCATTAAAGCATTTTCATTGTGAGAACAAAAGACAAGTATCAAAAATCTATGTAAAATTGTCTCCATATTTGCATCTAGAATCAACAGTTGTTTTTTTAGGATAGAGataaaattcataattcataattcataattcgtTTATTGTCTCACCACATTAAGATCAAATACAATGTTATGTAGTACATACTCAACAAACTTGGCACTGGTtatgtgggagactggtgcctaaactaggcgtagcctgtatttcaggacaccaggaTCTCCAAGCAaggtaaaagtaaaaataagataagataagccTTTATTCACaacaattattttacatttacacaattacacaaaaaaaaaattccttgTTGGTTGTCTTAAGacataggcctcctccagattattattataatattttatttgaatatatattatattttttaggaTGGTTAGtggtaaaaaatttaaaaatagaaaaaaatacctatGATATTGTGGCGAATGGCACACAGGTCTGTGCTTGGTTGTTTCACAATCATTTAGTTTGCTTTTATGACTGCAACTATCTCTTTTTGTAGCATCTTTTGGACTTGAATCTGTGTAAACTTTGGATCCCCGAATTTCGTCTATTCGAACTTTTGTTGCAATTTCTATTTTAGGTGATAATATACCCTTCAAATAAAATCATACATACATTCAGAATTAAAGTCAGATTAATGGGACTAAAGGTGCATTTTTACTGAAGATATTGCTTAATTAATGCATATATATTCTGTAGTAGTTTATGTGCAAGtacatttttatacataatagtAAATAGATACACTATGAAGTATTTGATAATGTTAAACTcaaatgtgttttattatttaaaaaaactttcctTATTGTTCTGAAGTTATCTTACCGGGAAATCTTTAGTCCTTCTCATCAACAGATCTACACCATCAGAGGAACAGGTGTTAGGCGGGAAAAGCATATCATTCAGTGACCCCAGGTACTGGGCTAGCATAACACATTCCCCCGATGCACAGTCTTCACTCCATTGCACCAGTTCACAGTATACCGTTTCATCCTCTGTAAATTGACCACTTTGTAATAAAAACCAATTTCTAATTGTTGCTGCACttgctttttaaaattttggtaaACATTGTAAAGTTGCTGTGATGATGCATGGTTAGTTTAAACTTAAGTTGGTATTGTATAATTCTAAGAGGCACATAGTATCCTTATTAGAAGCGCAATGCATTTTAAGACTGATAtgtatatctatatctatacttataataaaatcgtagaggtaaaatttttgtacattgaaaataaacttgaaaaaacgagtctgAGACATagtagaagagtaatagaacacattttaactgtttttgaattttttgtttctctgtctgtttgtctgtttgtacaggctaatctctgaatccgctggaccgatttcaatgaaatttggcatgatgacatcttacatccctggtcaacatcttagatacttttttaaccgactttcaaaaaagaaggagttaatgtttactttgctgtttgtggtcagaatttcaaaattctttttttgttgtatagattgcccgaatttgataccaccTTTACAAtgaaatcggtcaagtgcgagtcggactcgcgcacgcagggttccgtaccgttatagagaaaaaataagccaaaagttgtgtttttgtatgggagccccccttaatataaataaaatactctcATTTTATtggtaattattaaagtacacatataattaagaattctgtgaaaatttcaactgcctgcctgttgtcattattgatatcgagcaaaaaaggccaaaaaatcatgtttgttgtatgggagccccccttaaatattgattttattttgttttcagtatttgttattatagcggcaacagatatacacaatctgtaaaaatttcagaactctagctataacggttcttgagatacagcctggagacagacagacggacagaaaacgaagtcttagtaatagggtcccgtttttacccttcgggtacggaaccctaaacacggtcacttgataagtaatggattTGAAAAAACTCCTCAAAATTgtggtttaattgtagattatgaatctgagaataagaggtagattaaagagggatagatgcCTATATTAAATCATATCTTCTgaagtctatcctctatctccgtcacatgttcctttccccAGTCCTGTGGCCCTCTACCCTGTCCACGCTaagcggtcttcgaagaaaggactttttaaaacgataagtatttgaggttcaagtttcctgggtctttgatgtaaattaaaaattttgtgtgtaatatatagatccaaataaaatagtcgtagatgggtgttcaattttttaaaactcgattttaataacatacattcacgcggacgaagttgcgtctgtctatatatatatatatatatatatatagacagacgcaacttcgtccgcgtatatatatatatatatatatatatatatagacagacgcaacttcgtccgcgtatatatatatatatatatatatatatatatagacagATTGGATGtatcttattaaaattataatgcaCATGAACAAGATTGAAAAGTGGTAAACCAGATAATATGTCTTTGActgcaaataaataaaagatgaGCTTACTCAGTAGACAGCAGATGTTATTGACAGCACAGGCTTCTTTAAATCTCTTGCGGAAGTAAAATACATCTTTAAACGTCAGTGGAAATGTTGGAGGTAGAAGGCAAGTCTGGTAACTAGTTCCCAAGGCAAATACTGTGAGTGATACTCGACCATCCTGACAGAGCCAAACTCCAGGGCATGATAcctgcaataaaataaaatcttgaaccgatatttttatagaatttataataagtaattaaaattaaatatacttttaagAGATATATTTCAAACTGTCTTACAAAATTACCTTTTCCACTTCAATTTCTATAGTCAATTCCACGGTCTTGGGCATGTTACAATTTTGGTAATGAcgttcattttaaatttaaagcattatttaaataattatgcgTACCTACACtgctaaaatgttaaaatacaaCAGCTAAATTACTCAATGTTTGTCTAACTGAAATTGTATTCAACTTTATGTTTATGATGTCAAAATTAGATTTTTTGGTAAGTAATTTTTTAGAACTGTaaagaatttaaaaacaataaataatccaaattattgtaaaaaaacaataaaattaaataatttttcatggGTCAAATTTGGGTAAAAATAGGTAAATA
This region includes:
- the LOC121730923 gene encoding spermatogenesis-associated protein 6 → MPKTVELTIEIEVEKVSCPGVWLCQDGRVSLTVFALGTSYQTCLLPPTFPLTFKDVFYFRKRFKEACAVNNICCLLKDETVYCELVQWSEDCASGECVMLAQYLGSLNDMLFPPNTCSSDGVDLLMRRTKDFPGILSPKIEIATKVRIDEIRGSKVYTDSSPKDATKRDSCSHKSKLNDCETTKHRPVCHSPQYHRLRCRKTNRKSSRTRSKSAKSNCSLLSNECVHQDESESEEELDKKFQKVQIASRYIVNEEAEDVPRRVHHWKVTPCVCEICKKYHELFHIRS